The Campylobacter curvus genome includes the window TAGCTTTATGCCTGAGATGTTTTGTAGTGCGCGGAAGTGATTTTTACCCATCACGCCAAGCCCGACGATGGCAAATTTAAGCATTATTCACGACCTCAATGACCTTTTTTTGCTCCTGCTCGCTCAAAAACGCCGACATCGGCAGAGCCATTATGTCTTCGCTCACGCGCTCGCTCACGGCAAAGTCGCCGCGCTCATAGCCAAGCGGCGCGAACACCTCTTGCAAATGTAGCGGCACAGGGTAATAAACCCCCGTCGGCACGCCCTCACGCGCGCATGTTTCAAGCATCTTTTGCCTGTCTTTGACGCGGATGCAGTATTGCGCCCACGCCGAGACGTTGCCCTGTGCGACGAAAGGTGTAACGACGCCGCGTAAATTTTCGTTGTAAATTTTGGCGATCTCTTGGCGTTTTTCTATCTCGCCCGCCAGATATTTTAGCTTCACATTTAGCACTGCGGCTTGGATCGCATCGAGCCTGCCGTTTATGCCGATATGCGTGTGGATGTAGCGGCGCGTCTGACCGTGATTTAGCAGCACTCGTATCTTTTGGGCCAGTGCGTCGTCGCCCGTAAATATCGCGCCCCCGTCGCCGTAGCAGCCAAGCGGCTTTGCCGGGAAAAACGAGGTCGTGGCGATATGCGAGAGGTTGCAGGACATGCGACCGTTTTGTTGCGCGCCAAAGCTTTGCGCCGCGTCCTCGATGACGGTAATACCGTGCTTTGCTGCGATCTTATTTATCGCTGCCATATCCGCCGCCTGACCAAAAAGCGACACCGGCACGACCGCCTTCGTGCGTGGCGTGATCGCCGCCTCGATCAAATTTGCATCGATGTTATAAGTGCGCTCGTCGATATCGACAAACACGGGCTTTGCGCCGATAAAGGCGATCATCTCGGCTGTCGCGATAAAAGTAAATGGCGTCGTGATGACCTCATCGCCCGGCTTTATATCAAGTGCCATAAATGCGAGCAATAGCGCGTCCGTGCCACTACTGCAAGCGATCGCGTGCTTCGCACCCGTAAATTTAGCCAGATTTTCTTCCAGCTCGCCGACCTTGCCACCGATATAAACGCCACTATCGAGCACCTCGTGGATCTGTGCGTCGATCTCGCCTTTATACGCTTCATACTGCGCTTTTAAATTTATGAAATTCATCTTTGCCCCCTTGTTTTATGAATTTTGGATTATACTACGATT containing:
- a CDS encoding DegT/DnrJ/EryC1/StrS family aminotransferase, which codes for MNFINLKAQYEAYKGEIDAQIHEVLDSGVYIGGKVGELEENLAKFTGAKHAIACSSGTDALLLAFMALDIKPGDEVITTPFTFIATAEMIAFIGAKPVFVDIDERTYNIDANLIEAAITPRTKAVVPVSLFGQAADMAAINKIAAKHGITVIEDAAQSFGAQQNGRMSCNLSHIATTSFFPAKPLGCYGDGGAIFTGDDALAQKIRVLLNHGQTRRYIHTHIGINGRLDAIQAAVLNVKLKYLAGEIEKRQEIAKIYNENLRGVVTPFVAQGNVSAWAQYCIRVKDRQKMLETCAREGVPTGVYYPVPLHLQEVFAPLGYERGDFAVSERVSEDIMALPMSAFLSEQEQKKVIEVVNNA